The Pirellulales bacterium DNA segment TGTGCGGAGTGGATAAGGGATAAAACCCGCAACAGGCAAAAAGGTTTCGCGGAATTTTTCAGTGGTAGGCAGCAGCAGAGGGTTCGTCGGCAAGCCGAATGCTGCATGACAGTCAAATCTTCTAGCCGCCAAGGCCGGCGGCTCCTTCAACTGCTTGCACTTCGGTATGCTTCCAGCGAACGGACGAACAGCCAACGAGATGCAAGCAGGCTAACGGCAGTTGCCAGCAACGCAAACAGCGCCAAATACCAATAATTCGGTCGCATTGGCAGAGCCATTAGCCGGGCGGGAACGTTGACGACAATCATGACAGGAACGAGGTATGTGAATATTATCCGCAACGGGTCGCCGATCGCGCCGCGATAGATTTCTCTTGGATACCGAGAAAAACTCGTGACATAAAACCAGAAATCGTAAAGCGTTTGATTGCGCCCCAGCCACACGCTGGTGGCCGCCAGTGCGATCATCAAGCTATAAAGAATCGCCACGCCACAGAGCACATAGAACGGATAGAGTACGATTTCCGCCAGACCCGGCGTGTAATCGATCCGCGACAGCGAGTAGCCGAGCAGTAGAATTGCGAATGCGAAATTCGAGAAACTCGACCAATCGACCTTCGTGAGAGATACCAAAAACTGTGTGTCGATCGGTTTGAGCAGCGCGAAATCTAGCCCACCGGTGCGCACCAGTTCACTAAACTCTTCGGCATTGGGCATAAAAAAAGCTTCGACCAGGCTGTTGATAAATAGTGTCGTGGAGAGAAACACAAAGAACTCGTA contains these protein-coding regions:
- a CDS encoding ABC-2 family transporter protein → YEFFVFLSTTLFINSLVEAFFMPNAEEFSELVRTGGLDFALLKPIDTQFLVSLTKVDWSSFSNFAFAILLLGYSLSRIDYTPGLAEIVLYPFYVLCGVAILYSLMIALAATSVWLGRNQTLYDFWFYVTSFSRYPREIYRGAIGDPLRIIFTYLVPVMIVVNVPARLMALPMRPNYWYLALFALLATAVSLLASRWLFVRSLEAYRSASS